From one Pseudactinotalea sp. HY158 genomic stretch:
- a CDS encoding zinc-ribbon domain-containing protein, giving the protein MIILGSKGYLRILRTLTMVCWSCRQAAPHRLIEHLTKLTLFFIPTVPVSRRYRLECVGCGVAQDLEKPVARQILHDGRVAPAS; this is encoded by the coding sequence GTGATCATTCTCGGCTCGAAGGGGTACCTGCGGATCCTGCGGACCCTGACCATGGTGTGCTGGAGCTGCCGGCAGGCCGCGCCGCACCGACTGATCGAGCACCTGACGAAGCTGACGCTGTTCTTCATCCCGACCGTGCCGGTCTCGCGCCGCTACCGCCTCGAGTGCGTCGGCTGCGGCGTGGCGCAGGATCTGGAGAAGCCGGTCGCCCGGCAGATCCTCCACGACGGTCGCGTGGCCCCGGCCTCGTAG